A window of Nitrosopumilus sp. b3 contains these coding sequences:
- a CDS encoding DUF6659 family protein, with protein MATNYDELSKQVLALDSQVRFAGVANNKGELVTGGHKENVEGILSEDEVKMSIHYALQKRELYTNLAYKIGKETSSITEYEKVTLISIPINSNELFMVSTEPRADYLKIIDHVHSALKSQKDT; from the coding sequence ATGGCAACAAATTATGATGAACTATCAAAACAAGTCCTTGCTTTAGATTCACAAGTAAGATTTGCCGGTGTAGCAAATAACAAAGGTGAGCTAGTAACTGGAGGGCACAAAGAGAACGTAGAGGGGATATTGTCTGAAGATGAGGTAAAAATGTCAATTCACTATGCATTACAAAAAAGAGAACTCTACACTAATTTGGCTTACAAAATTGGTAAAGAGACATCTTCTATTACAGAATATGAAAAAGTCACACTGATTAGCATTCCAATAAATTCCAATGAATTGTTTATGGTTAGCACAGAGCCTAGGGCTGATTATTTGAAGATCATTGATCATGTGCACTCTGCACTGAAATCCCAAAAAGATACCTGA
- a CDS encoding calcium/sodium antiporter yields MDIVINAILTVAGLVMLCFGGNWLVSGGVTIAKKFRISNLVIGMTIVAYGTSTPELAASVAAAGEHSAIILGNIVGSNIANVGMVIGIAAILVPIAVSKSVLRKEIPIMLGVSILLILISIDGKISSYDGILLLVGLGVFGYYTFKDAMKHREENTETTEPTKNNVYLKSFGLIGIGVVFLYVGAILTVDNAVILAQEFGLSEKIIGLTVIAIGTSLPELITSLIAIKKGHGDIGIGNIIGSNIYNILMIMGVGATLGGVMIAPDVFIDYAIMIIFSLSLLIALKTQVINRIMGCCIAAGYILYLIFAFFN; encoded by the coding sequence GTGGATATAGTAATCAATGCCATATTGACCGTAGCTGGATTAGTTATGTTGTGTTTTGGAGGGAACTGGTTAGTTAGTGGTGGTGTTACAATTGCCAAAAAATTTAGAATTAGTAATCTTGTAATCGGCATGACCATTGTTGCATATGGTACTTCAACTCCTGAACTAGCAGCAAGTGTTGCAGCAGCTGGTGAACACAGTGCAATAATTTTGGGAAATATAGTTGGAAGTAACATTGCAAATGTTGGAATGGTTATTGGAATTGCCGCAATTCTCGTTCCAATTGCAGTAAGCAAGTCTGTTTTAAGAAAAGAAATTCCAATTATGCTTGGAGTTTCTATTTTGTTAATTTTAATTTCAATTGATGGCAAGATCTCTTCTTATGATGGAATTTTACTACTTGTTGGGTTGGGTGTTTTTGGATACTATACATTCAAAGATGCAATGAAACATAGAGAAGAAAATACAGAGACTACTGAACCAACCAAGAATAATGTTTACCTGAAATCTTTTGGGTTAATTGGGATAGGGGTTGTTTTTTTGTATGTTGGTGCAATTCTAACTGTCGACAATGCAGTGATTTTAGCTCAAGAATTTGGATTGTCTGAAAAAATTATTGGTTTGACTGTGATTGCCATTGGAACATCTCTGCCAGAATTGATCACTTCACTCATTGCCATAAAAAAAGGACATGGAGATATTGGAATTGGCAATATCATTGGTAGTAATATCTACAATATTTTGATGATTATGGGTGTGGGTGCAACACTTGGAGGTGTAATGATTGCGCCTGATGTTTTCATTGATTATGCAATTATGATCATATTCAGCCTTTCGTTGTTAATTGCACTGAAAACCCAAGTAATTAATCGTATCATGGGATGCTGTATTGCTGCAGGCTATATTTTATATCTAATATTTGCATTTTTTAATTAA
- a CDS encoding TldD/PmbA family protein: MSALDEALNHSKNVGIDECEVIVLKKNITTVRITDSEISETKQNFDESYGIRLIHKKKIASIQTTKQHEIKDIIDESLKTLTNLRPREFWEGLPSKVQRRQIDGTYDEKLEEISGSNAMDIAQSMINSADSDKINTITGSLNIVSDNFEIENSNGLNLKEKATYISGIINAESEFGTIPVSGIGHDSCRTLSHFSAERIGADAKKMCLGSINPQKIDSDVYSIIFEPYSVGELLAFVVAANFNFKTFTEKKSCFSNNFDKQIAVEQISLIDDPHVLEGIGTKSVDDEGIETKKQSLIDKGFFKSTFSNLFDSYKESEQSSGNGLRLGSPLGKSSEPIPIAAPHNLKINPGKSSQEDMIKDTKRGLLVGRLWYTYAVNPIKGDFSCTARSGIKIIENGKIKGPGKSVRIIHNLCTMLKNITEIGNNQRNVIQWASLPSITPSLKSENISVKTI; the protein is encoded by the coding sequence ATGTCTGCCTTAGATGAGGCATTAAATCATTCAAAGAATGTTGGAATCGATGAATGTGAAGTAATTGTTTTGAAAAAAAATATCACAACGGTACGCATTACAGATTCAGAAATTTCCGAAACAAAACAAAACTTTGATGAAAGTTACGGCATTAGATTAATTCACAAAAAGAAAATAGCATCAATTCAGACTACTAAACAACATGAAATTAAAGACATCATTGATGAATCACTAAAAACACTGACAAATCTTAGACCAAGAGAATTTTGGGAAGGGTTGCCATCGAAAGTTCAAAGAAGACAGATAGATGGAACCTATGACGAAAAACTTGAAGAGATATCAGGATCAAATGCAATGGATATCGCTCAATCTATGATAAATTCAGCAGATAGTGATAAAATTAATACGATTACAGGTTCACTAAATATAGTTTCAGATAACTTTGAGATTGAAAACTCTAATGGCTTGAATCTCAAAGAAAAGGCCACATACATTTCGGGAATAATTAACGCAGAATCAGAATTTGGAACAATCCCAGTATCAGGAATAGGACATGATAGTTGTAGGACACTATCACATTTTTCAGCTGAAAGAATCGGGGCAGATGCAAAAAAAATGTGTTTAGGATCAATAAATCCACAAAAAATTGATTCGGATGTTTATTCAATAATTTTTGAACCGTATTCAGTAGGGGAATTATTGGCATTTGTTGTAGCAGCAAATTTTAATTTTAAAACATTTACAGAAAAGAAAAGTTGTTTTTCAAATAATTTTGATAAACAGATTGCAGTAGAGCAGATTAGTCTCATAGATGATCCACATGTATTAGAAGGCATAGGGACAAAATCTGTTGATGATGAGGGAATTGAAACAAAGAAGCAAAGTTTGATAGATAAAGGATTTTTCAAGAGTACATTTTCAAATCTTTTTGATAGCTACAAAGAAAGTGAGCAATCTTCTGGAAATGGATTACGTCTTGGTTCACCATTGGGAAAAAGTTCAGAGCCAATCCCAATTGCAGCACCGCATAATCTAAAAATTAATCCAGGTAAAAGTTCTCAAGAAGACATGATCAAAGACACTAAGCGGGGATTACTAGTTGGCAGGTTATGGTATACATATGCAGTAAATCCAATCAAAGGAGACTTTTCATGTACTGCAAGGAGTGGTATCAAGATAATTGAGAACGGCAAAATAAAAGGACCTGGAAAATCAGTTCGGATAATTCACAATCTTTGTACTATGCTAAAAAACATCACAGAGATTGGGAATAATCAAAGAAATGTCATTCAATGGGCATCACTACCGTCAATTACACCATCATTAAAGTCAGAAAACATTTCAGTAAAAACAATCTAA
- the cofH gene encoding 5-amino-6-(D-ribitylamino)uracil--L-tyrosine 4-hydroxyphenyl transferase CofH, with protein MTTNIEPLLKNADPVISEILNNALSDKEISAQEGLELYKTNGIDFHLVGLVADEIRRRRVGDIVSYVVNRNINFTNVCIKQCGFCAFSRDFREEEGYFLPTEEIVRRAKEAHQLGATEVCIQAGLPPDMKGNLYENICSEIKKEIPDIHIHGFSPEEILYGASRSEISIEEFLKRMKEAGVDTLPGTSAEILDQKLRDVISPGRITVENWEKVIKSAHRMGINTTSTMMFGHLETLEQRVNHIVKLREIQKETGGFTEFVPLNFIHTEAPMYKHQLHEGIRQGGSGNDVLLTHAVARIMLNNSIDNIQMSWVKEGQKMSQLLLMWGANDFGGTLINESISTSAGSEHGQLLRPKEIRRMVKEIGRIPAERNTNYKILKKFDSDKEVDEELDRVSDASQFGSYVELIKINKFKYKNPREK; from the coding sequence ATGACAACCAACATAGAACCACTTTTGAAAAATGCAGATCCAGTCATATCTGAAATTCTAAACAATGCATTATCAGATAAGGAAATATCGGCTCAAGAAGGTTTAGAATTATACAAAACTAACGGAATTGATTTTCATCTAGTAGGATTAGTCGCAGATGAAATTAGAAGAAGAAGAGTAGGAGATATCGTATCATACGTGGTCAATAGAAATATCAATTTCACAAATGTCTGCATTAAACAGTGTGGATTTTGTGCATTTAGTAGAGATTTTCGAGAAGAAGAAGGGTATTTTCTTCCTACTGAAGAAATAGTTCGAAGAGCAAAAGAAGCCCACCAGTTAGGAGCAACCGAAGTTTGTATTCAGGCAGGATTGCCTCCAGACATGAAAGGGAATCTTTATGAGAATATTTGTAGTGAAATCAAAAAAGAGATTCCAGATATTCACATTCATGGATTTTCTCCTGAAGAGATTCTATATGGTGCATCAAGATCAGAAATATCAATTGAAGAATTTCTAAAAAGAATGAAAGAGGCAGGGGTAGACACACTTCCAGGAACATCAGCTGAAATCCTTGATCAAAAACTAAGGGATGTGATTTCTCCAGGAAGAATAACAGTTGAGAATTGGGAAAAAGTGATCAAAAGTGCTCACAGGATGGGGATTAACACCACATCAACTATGATGTTTGGGCATTTAGAGACACTTGAACAAAGAGTAAACCACATTGTAAAATTAAGAGAAATTCAAAAAGAGACAGGAGGATTTACTGAATTTGTCCCTCTAAACTTTATCCATACTGAGGCACCAATGTACAAACACCAACTACATGAAGGGATAAGACAAGGTGGGAGTGGAAACGACGTATTGCTAACACATGCAGTTGCAAGAATAATGTTAAACAATTCAATAGATAACATACAAATGTCATGGGTCAAAGAAGGACAAAAAATGTCACAGTTATTACTAATGTGGGGTGCAAATGATTTTGGCGGTACACTCATCAATGAAAGTATTTCAACATCTGCAGGATCAGAACATGGGCAATTATTAAGACCAAAAGAAATCAGAAGGATGGTGAAAGAAATTGGAAGAATACCAGCAGAAAGAAACACCAATTATAAAATTCTAAAAAAGTTTGATTCAGACAAAGAAGTAGATGAGGAATTAGACAGAGTATCAGATGCATCACAATTTGGATCTTATGTAGAATTGATAAAAATTAATAAATTCAAATATAAAAATCCAAGAGAAAAGTAA
- the cofG gene encoding 7,8-didemethyl-8-hydroxy-5-deazariboflavin synthase subunit CofG, producing MNELVLNSESLNKVLENKTISRENISEIYQNAVNDPTELFSAAQNLREKFKKNTVTFSKKAFFNIVNLCKDTCSYCTYKSEPEEEKLSLMSKQQILELLQLAKKYRCVETLFVTGEQPEQKYQEARDWLKENGFKTTAEYLIHSSEIALELGLFPHTNAGNLNFEEMKELKKTNVSMGIMLENISERLTERGMPHHLAASKRPKARMQVLENSGKLGIPMTTGILVGIGETIEEVIDSILAIRELHRKYGNIQEIILQNFQPKSDTKMKNEPSADEKYFKTIVALSRIIMPEMNIQIPPNLSPKSYQSFLSVGINDWGGISPLTPDFVNPEFAWPEISKVDSDSKNAGFELKCRFPVYPEFVSFISKELRDKMAVIENEEGLVKEEYWR from the coding sequence TTGAACGAGCTTGTCTTAAACTCTGAGAGTTTAAACAAAGTTTTAGAGAATAAGACTATATCTCGTGAGAATATTTCTGAAATTTATCAAAATGCAGTAAATGATCCGACTGAGCTTTTTTCAGCAGCCCAGAATCTAAGAGAGAAATTTAAAAAAAACACAGTTACATTTTCAAAAAAAGCATTTTTCAATATCGTAAATCTATGCAAAGATACTTGTTCGTATTGCACTTACAAATCAGAACCAGAAGAAGAAAAACTATCTTTAATGTCAAAGCAGCAAATTTTAGAATTATTACAACTTGCAAAAAAATACAGATGTGTTGAAACACTTTTTGTTACTGGTGAGCAGCCAGAGCAAAAATATCAAGAAGCTCGTGACTGGTTAAAAGAAAATGGATTTAAAACAACTGCAGAATATCTTATTCATTCATCAGAAATTGCTTTAGAGTTAGGACTATTCCCACATACCAATGCAGGGAATTTGAATTTTGAGGAAATGAAAGAATTGAAAAAAACAAATGTGTCAATGGGGATCATGCTTGAAAATATTAGTGAAAGGCTAACGGAAAGAGGGATGCCCCATCATCTTGCAGCAAGCAAAAGACCAAAGGCAAGGATGCAGGTGTTAGAAAATTCTGGAAAACTAGGCATTCCTATGACTACAGGGATTCTTGTAGGAATAGGTGAAACCATAGAGGAAGTGATTGATTCAATTTTAGCAATCAGAGAGCTGCATAGAAAATATGGAAACATTCAAGAGATTATTTTACAAAACTTTCAGCCAAAGTCAGACACCAAAATGAAAAATGAGCCATCAGCTGATGAAAAATATTTCAAAACAATTGTTGCACTATCACGAATAATAATGCCTGAAATGAACATACAGATCCCTCCAAACTTGTCTCCAAAATCATATCAAAGTTTCTTGTCAGTTGGAATAAACGATTGGGGAGGAATATCACCGCTAACTCCTGATTTTGTCAATCCAGAATTTGCATGGCCGGAAATTAGTAAAGTTGATAGTGATTCCAAAAATGCAGGATTTGAATTAAAGTGCAGATTCCCAGTATACCCAGAATTTGTGTCTTTTATTAGTAAAGAGTTAAGAGATAAGATGGCAGTGATTGAAAATGAGGAAGGATTGGTAAAGGAGGAATATTGGAGATGA
- a CDS encoding trypsin-like peptidase domain-containing protein has product MDKSGILVGSAMGAAIVLVLVTVLFISPPESVKPEIIVSNGHSPSIVGEATPIYAKKLSLIEIFEKSEPGVVRVNVQRSETADIANGVGSGFVFDKMGHIITNAHVVSGANKVVITFLDGRSYNAEIIGSDEFTDIAVVKVNADLELLHPLSLGDSSNLKVGEQIAAIGNPFGLSGSMTAGIVSQLGRLLPSGNGYSIPDVIQTDAAINPGNSGGPLLNMRGGIVGINTAIQSATGEFTGVGFAIPSQTVAKIVPIIIDKGEYKHPWIGISGRDIDPDLAKVLELKDAVGFMVVTVVEDSPASKAGLIGSDKTIEVDGISYAIGGDIILAVDGTEVRKIDDILIHLQRAKSIGDEMVLEILRDGRTTNVTIVLEERPNGN; this is encoded by the coding sequence ATGGACAAGTCAGGAATTCTTGTTGGCAGTGCAATGGGTGCTGCAATTGTATTAGTGCTAGTCACAGTGTTATTTATTTCACCTCCAGAATCAGTAAAACCAGAAATTATAGTTAGTAATGGACATTCACCAAGTATAGTAGGTGAAGCAACACCAATTTATGCAAAAAAATTATCCTTAATTGAAATTTTTGAAAAGTCAGAACCAGGAGTAGTAAGAGTTAACGTACAAAGAAGCGAAACAGCAGACATTGCAAATGGCGTAGGCTCTGGATTTGTTTTTGATAAAATGGGACACATCATTACCAATGCACATGTTGTAAGTGGTGCAAATAAAGTGGTGATAACATTTCTTGATGGAAGATCATACAATGCAGAAATTATCGGGTCAGATGAATTTACAGATATTGCCGTAGTTAAAGTCAATGCAGATTTGGAACTGTTACATCCATTATCACTGGGGGACTCTTCTAATCTCAAAGTGGGTGAGCAAATAGCGGCGATTGGAAATCCATTTGGACTTTCAGGTTCTATGACTGCAGGGATTGTAAGTCAATTAGGTAGATTATTGCCATCAGGAAATGGGTACTCCATTCCAGATGTAATTCAAACAGATGCAGCAATTAATCCAGGAAACTCTGGAGGGCCATTGCTAAATATGCGGGGAGGAATAGTCGGAATAAATACAGCAATTCAATCAGCCACTGGTGAATTTACAGGGGTTGGATTTGCAATACCTTCGCAAACTGTAGCAAAAATAGTCCCAATAATTATTGATAAAGGCGAATACAAGCACCCATGGATTGGAATTTCAGGTAGAGATATTGATCCAGACTTGGCAAAAGTTTTGGAGTTAAAGGATGCAGTAGGATTCATGGTAGTAACAGTTGTCGAAGATAGTCCCGCATCAAAAGCAGGTTTGATTGGATCAGATAAAACAATCGAGGTTGACGGAATTAGTTATGCAATTGGAGGAGACATTATACTTGCAGTGGATGGAACAGAAGTTAGAAAAATTGATGATATTTTGATACACCTTCAGAGAGCTAAAAGCATTGGGGATGAAATGGTTTTAGAGATTTTAAGAGACGGTAGAACAACAAATGTAACAATTGTTCTTGAAGAAAGGCCAAATGGCAATTAA
- a CDS encoding glycosyltransferase → MELIFEIFNYSLIVILIGICGAWVFLIKSMVDSFRLTPYLDKFENISESYPKVSIILPARNEEEFIGKCLDSLIDQDYKNYEIIVIDDSSDDNTQKIIFQYAENHSNVIPVIARPKPEGWMGKNWACMEGYKKATGELLLFTDADTKHSRNVISLSVAHLISFNLDALSAIPKMLTFDFWTKVTLPMISTFLHSRFSALNVNNPEKKTGYFFGSFFILKKDTYENVGMHEGVKHEIIEDGALGKKVKESGHKMKMVRGDHLIEAVWARDKNTLWNALKRLMVPLYLQSAKIAIGIFFAVAFLLFVPFPIFAASAFIPAEEISSRILCISAGIASLLIYIGAVIEAKMGLHLRLVDAMFAPLGSLVVVLGFLSGLLQAKRSESVMWRGRSYSMKDHTQSSISI, encoded by the coding sequence ATGGAACTTATTTTTGAGATTTTTAATTATTCATTAATTGTTATTTTAATTGGAATTTGCGGTGCATGGGTTTTTCTAATAAAATCCATGGTGGACTCGTTTAGATTGACCCCATATCTAGATAAATTTGAAAATATATCAGAATCTTACCCCAAAGTATCAATAATTCTTCCAGCAAGGAATGAAGAGGAGTTTATCGGTAAATGTCTTGACTCGTTAATTGATCAAGATTACAAAAATTATGAAATCATAGTAATTGATGATTCATCAGATGACAATACACAAAAAATTATTTTTCAATATGCAGAAAACCATTCCAATGTAATTCCAGTTATTGCAAGACCAAAACCTGAAGGATGGATGGGAAAAAATTGGGCATGCATGGAGGGATATAAAAAAGCAACAGGAGAACTATTGTTATTTACTGATGCAGATACAAAGCATTCTAGAAATGTAATCTCATTATCAGTTGCACATTTAATTTCATTTAATCTGGATGCGTTATCTGCAATTCCTAAAATGCTAACATTTGATTTTTGGACTAAAGTTACACTTCCAATGATTTCCACATTTTTACACAGCAGGTTTTCTGCATTGAATGTAAACAATCCAGAAAAAAAGACAGGGTATTTTTTTGGGAGTTTTTTCATTTTGAAAAAAGATACATATGAAAATGTAGGTATGCATGAAGGAGTCAAACACGAAATAATTGAAGATGGTGCACTTGGCAAAAAAGTCAAGGAGTCAGGACATAAAATGAAGATGGTAAGAGGAGACCATTTAATTGAAGCCGTATGGGCAAGAGACAAAAACACATTATGGAATGCTCTAAAAAGACTAATGGTCCCACTTTATCTTCAAAGTGCAAAGATTGCAATTGGGATCTTCTTTGCTGTTGCATTTTTGTTGTTTGTACCATTCCCAATTTTTGCAGCATCAGCATTCATTCCAGCAGAAGAAATATCTTCAAGAATTCTTTGTATTTCTGCAGGAATAGCATCACTGTTAATCTACATAGGAGCAGTAATTGAGGCAAAGATGGGCCTACATCTAAGATTAGTTGACGCAATGTTTGCGCCATTAGGTAGTTTGGTTGTAGTTTTGGGATTTCTAAGTGGATTATTGCAAGCAAAAAGAAGTGAATCAGTTATGTGGAGAGGCAGAAGTTATTCTATGAAAGATCACACTCAAAGTTCCATCAGCATATAG
- a CDS encoding SRPBCC family protein: protein MANAIGTGVTVPDFRHVAHHSLHSMQLESNIFNAAGMILYMATIDVKVEINATPEKVWEIVSDIDNEPKFWKGTKEVKNLSKEGDTIKREITIAFRDQKCLQDVKLEPKKRIEAKFTKGIINGEKIVSIIPNEDKTILRTVWDIKLTGMMGVFTGMIKNHIKSGTEQAMQSIKEEIER from the coding sequence ATGGCAAACGCCATTGGAACTGGAGTTACTGTTCCGGATTTTAGGCATGTTGCCCATCACAGTCTACATTCCATGCAGTTGGAATCTAATATATTTAATGCGGCAGGAATGATTTTGTACATGGCTACAATTGATGTAAAAGTAGAGATTAATGCCACACCTGAGAAAGTTTGGGAGATAGTTTCAGATATTGACAATGAGCCAAAATTTTGGAAGGGAACTAAAGAAGTCAAGAATTTATCAAAAGAGGGAGACACAATCAAGAGAGAAATAACTATTGCCTTTAGGGATCAAAAATGCCTTCAAGATGTTAAACTAGAACCTAAAAAGAGAATAGAGGCAAAGTTCACAAAAGGCATCATTAATGGTGAAAAAATTGTATCAATTATTCCAAATGAAGACAAAACAATCCTACGAACTGTATGGGATATTAAACTAACTGGAATGATGGGGGTGTTTACAGGCATGATAAAAAACCACATCAAAAGTGGAACAGAGCAAGCAATGCAAAGTATCAAAGAAGAGATTGAGCGGTAA
- a CDS encoding tRNA-binding protein: MMSITYDDFAKLDIRVAKIISTEPIEGKSKIIKGLIDLGNDDKRDVIIGGAQYYQPEDIVGKTVIVIANLEPKKMAGVESNAMLLAADVDDKPFWLTVNEDVPLGSPIK, translated from the coding sequence ATCATGTCTATAACATATGATGATTTTGCAAAACTAGACATTAGAGTTGCAAAAATTATTTCAACTGAGCCGATTGAGGGTAAATCAAAAATCATCAAAGGTCTAATTGATTTAGGAAATGATGATAAGAGAGATGTGATAATTGGCGGTGCTCAGTATTATCAACCTGAAGATATTGTGGGAAAGACCGTAATTGTAATTGCAAATCTGGAGCCAAAAAAAATGGCAGGTGTTGAATCAAATGCAATGCTATTGGCAGCTGATGTTGATGATAAGCCCTTTTGGTTGACAGTTAATGAGGATGTTCCATTGGGAAGTCCAATTAAATAA
- a CDS encoding TATA-box-binding protein has translation MPQTKPIVSVENVVASASVDQKMDLNEITKTFPDVEYHPDQFPGLVFRLKTPKTATLIFTSGKMVCTGSKSEDMARKAVKTVVQKLRKGGIKVKKDATVQIQNIVASINLGGKIHLEQAARTLPRSMYEPEQFPGLIHRMLDPKTVILLFSSGKLVCTGAKQEPDVYRSVNNLHALLEEKNLMIYD, from the coding sequence ATGCCACAAACAAAACCTATTGTAAGCGTGGAAAACGTTGTAGCCTCAGCTTCTGTGGACCAGAAGATGGACTTGAATGAAATTACAAAAACATTTCCAGATGTGGAATATCATCCGGATCAATTTCCAGGTCTAGTTTTTAGATTAAAGACACCAAAAACGGCAACATTGATTTTCACTTCAGGAAAAATGGTATGTACTGGTTCCAAATCTGAAGATATGGCAAGAAAGGCAGTAAAGACAGTTGTGCAAAAACTTCGAAAAGGAGGAATTAAAGTAAAAAAAGATGCGACTGTACAAATTCAAAATATTGTAGCATCAATTAATCTGGGTGGAAAAATCCATTTAGAGCAAGCAGCACGAACATTACCTAGAAGCATGTATGAACCAGAACAATTTCCAGGTCTTATTCACAGAATGCTTGATCCTAAGACAGTGATTCTGTTATTCTCATCAGGAAAACTTGTCTGCACAGGAGCAAAGCAAGAGCCAGATGTATACAGATCTGTCAATAACTTGCATGCATTGCTAGAAGAAAAGAACCTAATGATTTATGATTAA
- a CDS encoding DUF1512 domain-containing protein produces MSLVNFTNFDFDQLFAMSDDTNPLMMLIWILPIFFFVFYGQRIQLYVTSGEIKKGIKKLDGFRSESRDELINYVNKNLKPVDDPTAKINRFIDYFTIMPVEMDPNGIVDKVQHIVRSREDYTREHVRSLSPQMSDIELSKVQTLLEIASSLQMIYKIINHMYLTAKKQNNYPLILPLQMILPFIMEQSEAMKEAIPVFKKGQPVGDGIGPMVVGKMMLENQKETIAFQTSLVKSEFEGRKLFLVKADGPGSTVGRPADGLEKIVSENKIDAIIMIDAALKMEGEDSATVARGFGAAIGGIGTEKFQIEAIATSKNIPVFSIVVKQSVKEAITLMTKEIADTADDVRGQVNEMIRENTTQGQSIVIIGVGNTGGVP; encoded by the coding sequence ATGAGTTTAGTGAATTTTACAAATTTTGATTTTGATCAACTTTTTGCAATGAGTGATGATACAAACCCCCTGATGATGCTGATTTGGATTCTTCCAATTTTCTTTTTTGTGTTTTATGGTCAGCGAATTCAACTCTATGTGACATCAGGTGAAATTAAAAAAGGAATTAAAAAACTTGATGGATTTCGAAGTGAATCCAGAGATGAATTGATTAATTATGTTAACAAAAATTTGAAACCCGTTGATGATCCAACTGCAAAGATTAACCGGTTCATAGATTATTTTACAATAATGCCTGTTGAAATGGATCCTAATGGAATTGTTGACAAAGTCCAACATATTGTCAGATCTAGAGAAGACTATACTAGAGAACATGTAAGATCTCTTTCTCCTCAAATGAGTGATATTGAATTGAGTAAAGTTCAAACTTTACTTGAAATTGCTTCATCCTTGCAAATGATTTACAAAATAATTAATCACATGTATCTTACTGCAAAAAAACAAAACAATTATCCGTTAATTTTGCCGTTACAGATGATTCTCCCTTTTATTATGGAGCAATCTGAGGCAATGAAAGAAGCAATCCCTGTATTTAAAAAAGGTCAACCAGTGGGTGATGGAATTGGTCCAATGGTTGTTGGAAAAATGATGTTAGAAAACCAAAAAGAGACAATTGCATTTCAAACATCACTTGTAAAATCTGAATTTGAAGGAAGAAAATTGTTTCTTGTCAAGGCTGATGGTCCTGGTTCTACTGTTGGGCGACCTGCAGATGGTTTGGAAAAAATTGTTTCTGAAAATAAAATTGATGCAATAATTATGATTGATGCTGCATTAAAGATGGAAGGTGAGGATTCTGCAACTGTGGCAAGAGGATTTGGTGCTGCAATCGGTGGGATTGGAACTGAAAAATTTCAAATTGAGGCAATTGCTACATCTAAAAATATTCCTGTATTTTCTATTGTCGTAAAACAATCAGTCAAAGAGGCAATAACATTGATGACAAAAGAAATTGCAGATACTGCTGATGATGTACGTGGGCAAGTAAATGAAATGATTCGAGAGAACACCACTCAAGGTCAATCAATTGTGATAATAGGTGTGGGTAATACCGGTGGAGTGCCATAA